A genomic window from Clostridium aceticum includes:
- the modB gene encoding molybdate ABC transporter permease subunit, translating to MLSTILLSLKIAFIATFITFILGTAISYLLIKKDFIGKAQLETLLTLPMVLPPSVVGYGLLILFGRSGFIGKRLYDYFGVQIVFTAAGAVIAATIVSLPLMVQSVKAAFSNVDPVYERVAESLGSGKLKVFLTVTLPLSWTGIVGGVMLAFARALGEFGATLMIAGNIPGKTQTIPLAIYFAVETGDYITANQLMLFMILFSFFIIGVTNHWVKKKHYIEMMRAEK from the coding sequence TTGTTAAGTACGATCTTGCTTTCTTTAAAAATTGCATTTATAGCTACTTTTATTACTTTTATTCTTGGCACAGCAATCTCTTATTTGTTGATTAAAAAAGATTTTATCGGAAAAGCGCAGTTAGAAACTTTATTAACATTACCAATGGTGCTACCCCCCTCAGTGGTGGGCTATGGTCTGCTGATTCTATTTGGACGAAGTGGCTTTATTGGAAAAAGGCTGTATGATTATTTTGGTGTCCAAATTGTTTTTACTGCTGCTGGGGCGGTTATTGCAGCAACCATAGTTTCGCTGCCTTTAATGGTCCAAAGTGTAAAGGCAGCTTTTTCTAATGTTGATCCAGTTTATGAAAGGGTTGCTGAGAGTCTTGGTTCAGGTAAGCTGAAGGTTTTTTTAACCGTTACTCTTCCTCTCTCTTGGACGGGGATTGTAGGGGGAGTGATGTTAGCATTTGCTAGAGCATTGGGAGAGTTTGGTGCTACATTAATGATTGCAGGAAATATTCCAGGAAAGACTCAAACCATCCCTTTAGCGATTTATTTTGCAGTAGAAACAGGGGACTATATTACTGCTAATCAATTGATGTTATTTATGATTCTTTTTAGTTTTTTTATCATTGGTGTAACAAACCACTGGGTGAAGAAAAAACATTATATAGAAATGATGAGGGCAGAAAAATGA
- a CDS encoding nitrogenase component 1, with translation MKNRNFVNLNVNPCKCCMPMGASIAFKGIESTMVLLHGSQGCSTYIRRHMAGHYNEPIDIASSSLNEKETIHGGAENLKKGLKNTLRLYNPKMIGISTTCLAETIGEDLQRIITEFKEEEPLYRDRVFVPVSTPGYGGTNYEGFYFTLRKILETIAVDTTPTDSINIIAGNLTPADIRKIKEILNLFDIRYTILPDVSKTLDAPFTTDYQKLSSEGTKIKDIEKMAGASITIEMGMLISEDLSPGKYLEETYGIPLYRCPLPIGLKNTDDFIEILEKITGKEMPEKLKEDRGRMLDGMIDSHKHNAEGRAAIFGEPDTVYAVTKLCLENGIQPLLISTGTKATKLKRLLELDLKKQDEGCMILDDTDLETIRHYVKELGANILIGTSEGKFITERDGVPLVRIGFPIHDRVGAQRRTYTAYEGSMQFLDEITNTLIEEKYSHYRENMYEKYYQKG, from the coding sequence ATGAAAAATAGAAATTTTGTCAATCTAAATGTAAATCCCTGCAAGTGTTGTATGCCAATGGGAGCATCCATTGCCTTTAAGGGTATCGAAAGCACAATGGTATTACTTCACGGTTCTCAGGGATGCAGCACTTATATTCGAAGACATATGGCCGGCCACTACAATGAACCGATAGATATTGCATCTTCTTCTCTAAATGAAAAGGAAACGATTCATGGTGGTGCTGAAAATTTAAAAAAAGGTTTGAAGAATACACTTCGACTATATAATCCAAAAATGATAGGAATCTCCACAACTTGCTTGGCAGAGACCATCGGAGAAGATCTGCAAAGAATTATCACAGAGTTTAAGGAGGAAGAACCTCTTTACAGGGATAGAGTATTTGTACCAGTATCAACACCAGGGTATGGGGGCACCAACTACGAAGGATTTTACTTTACCCTGCGAAAAATTCTAGAGACAATTGCGGTGGATACTACGCCTACAGATAGTATCAATATTATTGCTGGAAATCTTACCCCTGCAGATATTAGAAAAATCAAAGAAATACTAAACCTCTTTGATATTCGTTATACGATTTTGCCGGATGTCAGCAAAACCTTAGATGCTCCCTTTACTACGGATTATCAAAAACTATCTTCTGAGGGAACAAAAATAAAGGATATAGAAAAAATGGCAGGAGCTTCTATCACCATAGAAATGGGGATGTTGATTTCTGAAGACCTTTCTCCTGGGAAGTACTTAGAAGAAACCTATGGTATTCCTCTTTATCGATGTCCTTTACCGATTGGTCTAAAAAATACCGACGATTTTATAGAAATTCTTGAAAAAATTACTGGAAAAGAGATGCCAGAAAAATTAAAGGAAGATCGAGGAAGAATGTTGGATGGGATGATAGATTCCCACAAGCATAATGCTGAAGGTCGTGCTGCTATCTTTGGTGAACCAGATACGGTCTATGCTGTGACAAAGCTATGTTTAGAGAACGGCATACAACCTCTACTGATTTCAACAGGTACAAAAGCAACAAAATTAAAGAGGTTATTAGAATTAGACTTAAAGAAACAGGATGAAGGCTGTATGATTCTCGATGATACAGACCTAGAAACTATTCGTCATTATGTTAAAGAATTAGGTGCTAATATTTTAATAGGGACATCTGAAGGAAAGTTCATCACAGAAAGAGATGGTGTACCTTTGGTTCGTATTGGGTTTCCAATACATGATCGAGTAGGAGCACAAAGAAGGACTTATACTGCTTACGAAGGTTCTATGCAATTTTTAGATGAAATCACCAATACCCTTATAGAGGAAAAATATAGTCATTATCGTGAAAATATGTATGAAAAATATTATCAAAAAGGTTAA
- a CDS encoding ATP-binding cassette domain-containing protein produces MINIEIKKQYNGFQLEVNFKAYNEVLVILGSSGAGKSTILNCIAGMVYPDAGKIFSEDFIFFDSEKNINMPVFQRRVGYVFQSYGLFPHMTVDKNIRYGLKNYPFLKGEERFDPQYLMESFKISHLKNKYPYQLSGGEKQRVALVRTLVLKPRILLLDEPFCALDYGTKKVLYNEFMMIKSNWNIPIILITHDEEEAKLLGDRRLRLRNGRVLEEMLKNCTNAFHESKVGLTY; encoded by the coding sequence ATGATAAATATAGAGATAAAAAAACAATATAATGGTTTTCAATTAGAGGTAAATTTTAAGGCCTATAATGAAGTTTTAGTAATCTTGGGTTCCTCTGGTGCTGGGAAAAGCACAATCTTAAACTGCATTGCTGGAATGGTTTACCCAGATGCAGGGAAAATTTTTTCAGAGGATTTTATTTTTTTTGATTCAGAAAAAAATATAAATATGCCTGTATTTCAAAGGCGAGTGGGTTATGTTTTTCAATCCTATGGTCTATTTCCACACATGACAGTAGATAAAAACATTCGTTATGGATTGAAAAATTATCCTTTTTTAAAGGGAGAGGAGCGTTTTGATCCACAATATCTTATGGAGAGCTTTAAGATTTCTCACTTAAAAAATAAATATCCTTATCAACTATCTGGTGGTGAAAAGCAAAGGGTGGCGTTAGTTAGAACGTTAGTGTTGAAACCTAGAATATTGCTGCTGGATGAACCTTTTTGTGCATTAGACTATGGTACTAAAAAAGTGTTGTATAATGAATTTATGATGATAAAGAGTAACTGGAATATTCCCATCATCCTTATTACCCATGATGAAGAGGAGGCTAAACTGTTAGGTGATCGAAGATTAAGATTGAGAAATGGAAGAGTATTAGAAGAAATGTTAAAAAATTGCACCAATGCTTTTCATGAAAGCAAGGTCGGCTTAACATACTAA
- the nifB gene encoding nitrogenase cofactor biosynthesis protein NifB — protein MEEKWTTEVREKTEKHPCYCDTAHKYARMHIPVAPKCNIQCNYCNRKYDCLNESRPGVTSEVLKPEEALEKYKAVKEKLENLMVVGIAGPGDALANFQETKKSIELIKKHDPNVTFCLSTNGLMLPEYADEIHHLGITHITVTINAIDPKIAAKIYSKICYKDKIYTGEEAGKLLIEKQLVGLKLMQEKGIVCKVNMVMIKGVNDHHIEKVVKKVRELGVYMSNIMPLIPAKGSKFEDMKLVSNGELNALRKKCSIDLKQMYHCRQCRADAIGILGEDVSLDFRKGACGHKMDQPTTQQEYTIAIASKTGRLIDQHFGHVKEFFIYKYSNDRVEFIEKRLVDQYCRGEEDCEDTETKIEKIMKVLGDCNLVLCLRIGNAPRKNLEANNIHIVEIYEEIEKGILKAVRELKAVS, from the coding sequence ATGGAAGAAAAATGGACCACTGAAGTCAGGGAAAAAACTGAAAAGCATCCCTGCTACTGTGATACCGCCCATAAATATGCTAGAATGCATATTCCTGTTGCACCAAAGTGCAACATTCAATGTAACTACTGTAACCGTAAATATGATTGCTTAAATGAAAGTCGGCCAGGGGTCACCAGTGAGGTTTTAAAACCAGAGGAGGCACTGGAGAAGTATAAAGCAGTAAAGGAAAAACTGGAAAATTTAATGGTGGTAGGTATTGCAGGACCTGGGGATGCTTTAGCCAACTTTCAGGAGACAAAAAAATCGATCGAACTCATTAAAAAGCATGATCCAAATGTAACTTTTTGTTTATCCACCAATGGTCTGATGCTGCCGGAATATGCAGATGAAATCCATCATCTTGGCATCACCCATATCACTGTGACCATTAATGCTATTGATCCTAAGATTGCGGCTAAAATCTATAGCAAAATTTGTTATAAGGATAAAATTTATACAGGAGAAGAGGCAGGAAAACTCTTGATCGAAAAGCAGTTAGTTGGACTAAAGTTGATGCAGGAGAAGGGGATCGTGTGTAAGGTGAATATGGTTATGATCAAAGGGGTGAATGATCATCATATAGAAAAGGTAGTAAAAAAAGTGAGGGAACTAGGGGTTTATATGAGTAATATTATGCCGCTGATTCCTGCAAAGGGTAGTAAATTTGAGGATATGAAATTGGTCAGCAATGGAGAACTAAATGCTCTAAGAAAAAAATGCTCTATTGACTTAAAGCAAATGTATCATTGTAGACAGTGCAGAGCAGATGCCATCGGAATTTTAGGAGAAGATGTTTCCTTAGACTTCAGAAAGGGGGCTTGTGGCCATAAGATGGATCAACCAACAACACAACAAGAATATACTATTGCAATTGCTTCCAAAACCGGGAGGCTCATTGACCAACATTTTGGGCATGTAAAGGAATTCTTCATTTATAAGTATAGCAATGATAGGGTGGAGTTCATAGAAAAGCGTTTAGTAGATCAATACTGTAGAGGTGAGGAGGACTGTGAGGACACAGAAACCAAAATAGAAAAAATCATGAAGGTCCTTGGAGATTGTAATCTTGTACTATGTCTTCGTATTGGCAACGCACCAAGAAAAAATCTAGAAGCCAATAATATCCATATTGTTGAGATCTATGAAGAAATTGAAAAGGGTATTCTGAAGGCTGTAAGAGAATTAAAAGCTGTTTCATAA
- the modA gene encoding molybdate ABC transporter substrate-binding protein, with product MKRGFLISFIAIIILFLFGCGEQQSSYSLKDKKQVIVFAAASLMEVLQEVKEDYEKQYSDITILYNFAGSGTLQKQIQEGAPADLFISAGSDQIDILEEQGLIIKEDSVDLLQNKLVAIGRREMKGVINKIEDFTDPQVKKIAFGNPATVPSGKYTEESLRFYGLWEVLEEKYVFTKDVKQTLVYVDTSNVDIGLVYLTDSQQLQSGEVLFEVQEKAHQSIIYPAVVLQSSNSSQEAKAFLSYLKKEDTKAIFMKYGFIL from the coding sequence ATGAAAAGGGGATTTTTAATAAGTTTTATTGCAATAATCATTTTATTTTTATTTGGCTGTGGAGAACAGCAATCTAGTTATTCTTTAAAAGATAAAAAACAAGTGATTGTTTTTGCTGCTGCTAGCCTTATGGAAGTTTTGCAGGAAGTCAAAGAAGACTATGAAAAACAATATTCGGATATAACAATTCTTTATAACTTTGCTGGTTCCGGCACTTTACAAAAGCAAATTCAAGAAGGAGCACCAGCAGATCTTTTTATCTCTGCAGGCTCAGATCAAATAGATATATTGGAGGAGCAAGGATTGATTATAAAAGAAGATAGCGTTGATTTGTTACAAAATAAGTTAGTGGCAATAGGGAGGAGGGAAATGAAGGGGGTTATTAACAAAATAGAAGATTTTACAGATCCTCAGGTAAAGAAGATTGCCTTTGGAAACCCTGCAACTGTTCCATCGGGAAAATATACTGAAGAGTCTTTGCGTTTCTACGGTCTATGGGAGGTGCTAGAGGAAAAATATGTCTTCACGAAGGATGTAAAACAAACCCTAGTCTATGTAGATACCTCTAATGTAGATATAGGTTTGGTCTACTTAACAGATAGCCAGCAGTTGCAAAGTGGGGAAGTGCTTTTTGAAGTCCAGGAAAAAGCTCATCAATCTATTATTTATCCTGCTGTAGTTCTACAATCAAGTAATAGCTCACAAGAGGCAAAGGCGTTTTTGTCTTATTTAAAAAAGGAAGATACTAAAGCAATTTTTATGAAATATGGTTTTATTCTTTAA
- the nifE gene encoding nitrogenase iron-molybdenum cofactor biosynthesis protein NifE, translating into MGTKRCLGALEERSNSILEKSKNDKQQKISCDQNSVAGAVSQRACVYCGARVVLNPITDAYHIVHGPIGCASYTFDIRGSLSSGEEVYRNSFSTDLRERDIIFGGERKLTAAIDEIVEQNDPKLIFIYSTCVVGVIGDDLEGVARAAEKKYKIPVIPIQSSGFAGNKNAGYKAACHALLNLMGEEVQKKEEGINFLGDFNLAGEMWINQSYFERMGISLISKMTGDASYKELKKAPRAKLNIVQCAGSMTYLAKQMEERYDIPFINVSFYGLEDTVTSLRKIASTLKDQQVLLKTEALIESELKKTHEALEYYRKKLEGKKAAIYVGGGFKAISLIKQFRDLGMETVMVGTQTGRAEEYEVIRDLAQEGTVILDDSNPTELEKFMKEKGADILVGGVKERPLAYKLGVAFCDHNHERKHPLNGFEGAINFAQEIHASINSPVWKIIKREQGGCK; encoded by the coding sequence AGTCAGCGAGCTTGTGTTTACTGTGGTGCAAGGGTTGTACTAAACCCTATTACAGATGCTTATCATATTGTCCATGGTCCCATTGGCTGTGCCAGCTATACCTTTGACATTCGAGGCAGCTTAAGTAGTGGGGAAGAAGTTTATCGCAACAGTTTTTCCACTGATTTGAGGGAGCGAGATATTATTTTTGGAGGAGAAAGAAAATTAACAGCTGCCATTGATGAAATTGTAGAACAGAATGATCCAAAACTAATATTTATCTATTCTACCTGTGTGGTAGGGGTTATTGGTGATGATCTAGAGGGTGTAGCAAGAGCTGCAGAAAAAAAATACAAGATTCCTGTGATTCCTATACAATCCTCAGGATTTGCCGGTAACAAAAACGCCGGCTATAAGGCAGCTTGTCATGCTCTACTAAACCTAATGGGGGAAGAAGTGCAAAAAAAGGAAGAGGGCATTAACTTTTTAGGTGACTTCAATCTTGCAGGAGAGATGTGGATCAATCAATCCTATTTTGAAAGAATGGGTATCTCTTTAATTTCAAAAATGACAGGGGATGCTTCTTATAAAGAACTGAAAAAAGCACCTAGAGCAAAATTGAACATTGTACAATGTGCTGGTTCCATGACTTATTTAGCTAAGCAGATGGAAGAACGTTACGACATCCCTTTTATTAATGTAAGCTTTTATGGTTTAGAAGACACAGTGACATCCCTTAGAAAAATTGCTTCTACCCTAAAGGATCAACAGGTTCTTTTGAAGACAGAAGCTTTAATTGAAAGTGAGTTAAAGAAAACCCATGAAGCTCTAGAATATTACCGAAAAAAACTGGAGGGAAAGAAGGCAGCCATCTATGTAGGTGGTGGATTTAAAGCAATTTCTTTAATTAAACAATTCCGAGATTTAGGTATGGAGACAGTAATGGTAGGTACGCAAACTGGAAGAGCAGAGGAATATGAAGTGATTCGTGACTTGGCACAGGAGGGAACGGTTATCTTAGATGATAGCAACCCAACAGAGCTGGAAAAATTCATGAAGGAAAAAGGAGCAGACATTTTGGTAGGGGGGGTAAAGGAAAGACCTCTTGCCTATAAATTAGGTGTAGCTTTCTGTGATCACAACCATGAACGAAAGCATCCTCTAAATGGATTTGAAGGAGCTATTAACTTTGCTCAGGAAATACATGCTTCTATCAATAGTCCCGTATGGAAAATTATTAAAAGAGAGCAGGGGGGCTGTAAATGA
- a CDS encoding 2Fe-2S ferredoxin yields MHKPKFHIFVCSSSRINGEQKGFCLQKGAVEIVNNFMEEIQERELDGEVMVTNTGCFGICSKGPIVVVYPEGVWYGSVTPEDVEEIMDSHIEGGEIVSRLAL; encoded by the coding sequence ATGCATAAACCAAAGTTTCATATTTTTGTCTGTTCTAGTTCTCGAATCAATGGAGAACAAAAAGGATTTTGTCTTCAAAAAGGTGCTGTAGAGATTGTCAACAATTTTATGGAGGAAATCCAGGAGCGTGAGTTAGATGGGGAGGTGATGGTGACCAATACAGGATGTTTTGGTATCTGTAGCAAAGGACCTATAGTGGTGGTCTACCCAGAGGGGGTTTGGTACGGCAGCGTAACGCCAGAAGATGTAGAAGAAATTATGGATTCCCACATAGAGGGTGGAGAAATCGTATCTCGGTTAGCCCTCTAA